The following proteins are co-located in the Polystyrenella longa genome:
- a CDS encoding FG-GAP repeat domain-containing protein — protein sequence MRILHHFLSLTLFNKSRNRPSFAPRDVRKSRLNQLDILETRQMLSGVSSLALGAAAAAAGTGNFEESAESFADTQQSKLAVLEDFNGDGHVDVFLAGAGTAADVNVIDLENELWLNQGDGTFLKQSSPSGAFRIDSVVAANLDGDSDVDLLVASTDGETNRVSIWWNDGNGTFSEEVLDDSEELLLVTAVADVDGDADQDVVLVLRDEPTPQVYKNDGAGNFSLGEAFVIQGDNRGNDLIKDINFGDVDGDGDLDAIITYNYLRTSFHDATILVFINDGNGVLDDRRPSFSAYDSHSTELGDVDGDGDLDIVVVGLDLGEYSNSRILFNNGQGIFTEGHQWLRSAANANLADIDADGDLDLLFAIDVTSETPDEWKHNLYLNDGSGFFSPSPEIFGTTIPGEEAHHAFVATGDLDGDGSVDVLLGQIEANDQVWFNTNKVRLPYRHNFEMSRPAFQGLELNRESTTSIQQSGMNRSLRFDNSGLTGLTTATVETVSALPAEFNFSAELTSVAGSNRWYDGFLIFDYKSETNFKYAGLFAGQNQWVIGHYQGDFSNRLAQVDWDDVGRSINTNEAYLLEVAISGNDVQLWVDGENILEATFGGVFNTGSVGLASYNAVTLFDDIQLVSENTLLPIHETFEYGEKTSLHYNKPNGTDLVFRNGNSYLKLDVSGRNELAVAVSMSAEELPEVYEIKSTVQSIAGPNRWYDGFVVFDYKSETDFKYAGMFVGQNEWSIGHYQGNWNNRIANVDWDDTGRSINPGTDYELNIQIVDSTVQLKVNGEFIAEGTFTNWHGDGSVGMASYKAETWFKEFHVAETLTPFPAHYERFDDRTLQYLYIDRDRAAGFGSEGTFSNPGNTYLEMEDSSATLSNYFTVDVSSQLNPSYEVSVEMSFTGTFNSRIFGSSLILFDFMNEQNYKVAGFHDGQFVISEVVNSSIHELELTTGAFVEYTRMDRTLLRNTPYTMHLDVVGNRATFSLDGEVLVSYEFDEMLKDGKVGIVTDDGMFAVDNFVVGDHAPLGGPSKLGYLEDFYYPDEVYTFTYSEEATVSYVNNGLFDRTKLQIDSTEGNGVGFAIQETHSPLANVFDVITEVQAVSGTDRWIDGFVIFDYQSETDFKYAGMFAGQNTWVVGHYQGDWSNRLLEVDWSLEGRAITTDIDYLLHVSVDGSAVTLHVDGELIGTANFSASVHAGQVGLAVANGVTLFDNFSLFNEIQRGRAADFPYVRNLDSFVDQRLRAFRYNDLMIEVNDPAERLAAVVLPLDEPLPETFVIKSEGLIGYPVPITLQNSFIIFDYKSPSDYKYAGADYGAKLWSVGHHLNGNDHAVSTAPMTDTQYYQLASSTQKFELHVDGDQVMFKWDRAFEISGNFDASVNQGQVGIATIMNRYHYRNQTMSQTLSNMPFALLESESTPAGTDLVFADSQIQDEILT from the coding sequence GCCGCGAATCTGGATGGCGACAGCGATGTTGATCTATTGGTCGCTTCTACAGATGGGGAAACGAATAGAGTCAGTATCTGGTGGAATGACGGAAATGGAACATTTAGCGAAGAGGTGCTGGATGATTCAGAGGAATTGTTGTTGGTAACTGCCGTTGCGGATGTCGATGGTGATGCGGATCAGGATGTGGTTCTCGTTCTCAGGGACGAACCTACACCTCAGGTGTATAAAAATGATGGTGCCGGGAACTTCAGTTTGGGAGAAGCGTTCGTCATTCAGGGAGATAACCGCGGGAACGACCTGATCAAGGACATTAATTTTGGTGACGTCGATGGCGATGGTGATCTGGATGCGATCATTACCTACAACTACTTGAGAACCTCTTTTCACGACGCCACCATTTTAGTTTTCATCAATGATGGGAATGGCGTCCTTGATGACCGTCGCCCGAGTTTCAGTGCTTACGATTCTCATTCAACGGAACTGGGTGATGTCGACGGCGATGGTGATCTCGATATTGTTGTGGTCGGATTGGATTTGGGTGAGTATTCGAATTCACGGATATTGTTTAACAATGGACAGGGTATCTTTACGGAAGGGCATCAATGGTTGCGTTCCGCTGCGAATGCCAACCTTGCTGACATCGATGCCGATGGAGATTTGGATCTCCTGTTCGCGATAGACGTCACTTCCGAGACACCGGATGAGTGGAAGCATAATTTGTATCTAAATGATGGCAGCGGGTTTTTCTCACCCAGTCCGGAAATATTCGGCACGACAATTCCTGGTGAAGAGGCTCATCACGCCTTTGTCGCTACGGGTGATCTGGATGGTGATGGATCCGTGGATGTTCTGTTAGGACAGATTGAAGCCAACGATCAAGTCTGGTTCAACACCAATAAGGTGCGGTTGCCCTACCGGCACAATTTCGAAATGTCCCGTCCTGCATTTCAGGGTTTGGAATTGAACCGGGAATCGACGACGTCGATTCAACAGTCCGGTATGAATCGGTCGTTAAGATTTGATAATTCAGGTTTGACTGGCCTGACGACGGCGACGGTGGAAACTGTTTCGGCACTGCCTGCCGAATTCAACTTCTCAGCGGAGTTAACCTCCGTTGCCGGTTCCAATCGCTGGTATGATGGATTCCTGATCTTCGATTACAAGTCAGAAACCAACTTCAAATATGCCGGTCTGTTTGCCGGGCAGAATCAGTGGGTCATTGGCCATTATCAGGGGGACTTCAGTAATCGATTGGCCCAGGTCGACTGGGATGATGTCGGTCGATCCATCAACACCAATGAAGCTTATTTACTTGAGGTCGCCATTTCGGGCAACGACGTTCAATTGTGGGTCGATGGTGAGAATATTCTAGAAGCGACCTTTGGTGGTGTCTTCAATACAGGATCGGTTGGACTGGCGTCTTACAATGCAGTTACCTTGTTTGACGACATTCAGTTGGTCTCCGAGAATACGCTGTTACCTATCCACGAGACGTTTGAGTACGGAGAGAAAACCAGCCTGCATTACAACAAGCCGAACGGTACGGATCTTGTCTTCCGAAACGGCAATAGTTATCTGAAACTGGATGTCTCCGGACGAAATGAGTTGGCCGTGGCGGTTTCAATGTCGGCAGAGGAGTTGCCTGAGGTTTATGAAATCAAGTCGACCGTTCAGTCCATCGCTGGCCCCAATCGCTGGTACGATGGGTTTGTTGTTTTTGATTATAAAAGCGAAACCGACTTTAAGTATGCCGGTATGTTCGTCGGCCAGAACGAGTGGTCTATTGGGCATTATCAAGGAAACTGGAATAACCGCATCGCCAATGTCGATTGGGATGACACGGGTCGGTCGATCAACCCGGGCACGGATTACGAGCTGAATATTCAGATCGTCGATTCGACGGTGCAATTGAAAGTCAACGGAGAGTTCATTGCGGAGGGAACATTTACCAACTGGCATGGTGACGGTTCCGTCGGTATGGCGAGTTATAAAGCGGAAACCTGGTTTAAAGAATTTCATGTCGCCGAAACACTGACACCGTTTCCAGCCCATTACGAGCGATTCGATGATCGTACTCTGCAATATTTGTATATAGACCGAGACCGCGCAGCGGGATTCGGGTCTGAAGGTACCTTTTCAAACCCGGGGAATACCTATTTAGAAATGGAAGATTCCAGTGCGACGTTATCAAATTACTTTACCGTTGATGTCAGTTCACAATTAAATCCGTCCTATGAAGTTTCGGTGGAGATGAGTTTCACGGGGACCTTCAATTCTCGAATATTCGGTTCGAGTCTTATCTTGTTTGATTTTATGAATGAGCAGAATTATAAGGTCGCTGGTTTTCATGATGGTCAGTTTGTGATCTCGGAAGTCGTTAATAGTTCAATCCATGAGCTTGAACTGACGACGGGTGCATTCGTGGAATACACCAGGATGGACCGTACTCTGCTGCGGAACACTCCTTATACGATGCATTTAGATGTAGTCGGAAACAGGGCTACTTTCTCACTGGATGGAGAAGTTCTGGTTTCTTATGAATTCGACGAAATGTTGAAAGATGGCAAAGTTGGAATCGTAACGGATGACGGCATGTTTGCCGTCGATAACTTTGTTGTAGGTGATCACGCTCCGCTGGGAGGTCCCTCCAAATTGGGTTACCTCGAGGATTTCTATTACCCGGACGAGGTGTATACGTTTACTTACAGTGAGGAAGCAACTGTCAGCTATGTCAATAATGGGCTGTTTGATCGTACTAAGCTGCAAATTGATTCCACCGAAGGAAATGGAGTTGGTTTTGCGATCCAGGAAACGCATTCACCGCTAGCGAACGTGTTCGATGTGATTACAGAAGTACAAGCGGTTAGCGGTACGGATCGATGGATCGATGGCTTCGTTATCTTTGATTACCAGAGCGAAACCGACTTCAAGTACGCCGGTATGTTCGCCGGACAGAATACGTGGGTCGTTGGGCATTATCAGGGTGACTGGTCCAATCGCCTGCTGGAAGTCGACTGGTCATTGGAAGGGCGGGCGATTACTACAGACATCGACTACTTGCTGCATGTGAGTGTAGATGGATCCGCCGTGACTTTACACGTTGATGGTGAGCTGATCGGCACGGCGAACTTTTCGGCCTCGGTGCACGCGGGTCAAGTCGGCCTGGCGGTCGCCAATGGTGTGACTTTGTTTGACAACTTCAGCTTGTTTAACGAAATCCAAAGGGGACGCGCTGCGGATTTCCCCTACGTGCGAAATCTGGATTCCTTTGTGGATCAGCGGCTGAGAGCGTTCCGATATAATGATCTCATGATCGAAGTCAATGATCCCGCCGAACGGCTTGCAGCCGTGGTTCTACCTCTTGATGAGCCTCTTCCCGAAACGTTCGTGATAAAATCCGAAGGATTAATTGGATATCCGGTGCCTATAACGCTTCAAAATAGCTTTATTATTTTTGACTACAAAAGTCCTTCTGACTACAAATATGCGGGGGCTGATTACGGAGCAAAGCTTTGGAGTGTCGGCCATCATCTCAACGGGAACGATCACGCTGTTTCGACGGCCCCAATGACGGATACGCAATATTACCAGTTGGCTAGTTCCACGCAGAAGTTTGAACTGCACGTTGATGGAGATCAAGTCATGTTCAAGTGGGATCGAGCCTTTGAAATCAGCGGGAACTTCGATGCTTCTGTTAATCAGGGACAGGTAGGAATTGCCACGATCATGAATCGTTATCACTACCGCAATCAGACAATGTCGCAGACGCTGAGCAATATGCCCTTTGCACTTCTTGAATCTGAAAGTACCCCTGCAGGAACAGATCTGGTTTTTGCCGATAGTCAAATTCAGGATGAAATCCTGACGTGA
- a CDS encoding prolyl oligopeptidase family serine peptidase codes for MCGVIVALAESVDYPESKIMNQVDNYHGTEVADPYRWLEDDVRESAVVKQWVEKQNEVTFDYLEKLPMREAFQKKLEQLWNFERYSIPYKIGGRYFYRRNDGLQNQSVLYVLDELDGEPRVLLDPNQLSEDGTTALARYTISDDGKLMAYALSESGSDWNKWYVMDIDTGEKRSDEIQFTKFTSATWTKDNQGFFYSRFPEPKDDFQDLNKNQKVYYHRIGTPQAEDKLIYERPDEPDWGFANSISDDGRYLILSAWKGTDPKARIFYKDLTVDNSAPVALIDHFENEYGFLGNDGELFYFVTDKDAPRRRVIAIDLNKPEPENWREIIPEAEAKLDDVSLVNNLFVINYLEDVKSRVRIFNVAGKHVRDVELAGIGTASGFNGERTDTETFYAFQSFIQPPTIYRYNLITGEQEIFRKPEVDFSPEDLEVQQVFYESKDGTPIPMFLISKKGLQQNCENATILYGYGGFGISLTPGFSVGWLSWVEMGGVVAIANLRGGGEYGEEWHQAGTKLNKQNVFDDFISAGKWLIENNYTQPAKLGITGRSNGGLLIGAVLNQAPELFGAAVPGVGVMDMLRFHQFTAGRYWVDDYGSAENPEEFDALYAYSPYHNIKEVEYPATLVITADTDDRVVPGHSFKYIARLQEQQQGEAPVMIRIETSAGHGAGTPISKVIEEKADTWAFFAKHLGLKQSP; via the coding sequence ATGTGTGGTGTAATTGTAGCACTGGCTGAGTCCGTTGACTATCCGGAATCGAAAATAATGAATCAGGTTGATAATTATCACGGCACCGAAGTTGCCGATCCGTATCGTTGGTTAGAGGACGACGTCCGCGAGTCAGCGGTGGTCAAGCAGTGGGTCGAAAAGCAAAACGAGGTGACGTTCGATTATCTCGAAAAATTGCCCATGCGCGAGGCATTCCAGAAGAAGCTGGAACAGCTCTGGAATTTTGAGCGATATTCAATTCCGTATAAAATAGGCGGACGGTATTTCTACAGGCGGAATGATGGGCTACAGAATCAGTCGGTGTTGTACGTTCTCGACGAACTGGATGGGGAACCGCGGGTGTTACTCGATCCGAATCAGTTGTCGGAAGACGGAACGACGGCGCTCGCCCGGTATACAATCAGTGACGATGGAAAGTTGATGGCGTACGCACTGTCGGAGTCGGGGTCGGATTGGAACAAATGGTATGTGATGGATATTGATACAGGCGAAAAACGCAGCGACGAGATTCAGTTTACGAAGTTCACCTCGGCGACCTGGACGAAGGACAATCAGGGATTCTTCTATTCCCGATTTCCGGAACCGAAAGATGACTTTCAGGATTTGAACAAGAATCAGAAGGTCTATTATCATCGCATCGGGACACCGCAGGCAGAGGACAAGCTGATCTACGAGCGTCCGGATGAACCCGATTGGGGTTTCGCGAATTCGATTAGTGATGATGGTCGTTACCTTATTCTTTCGGCATGGAAGGGGACCGACCCGAAGGCGCGTATCTTCTATAAGGATTTGACCGTCGATAATTCAGCCCCGGTGGCGTTGATCGATCATTTCGAGAACGAATACGGATTTCTGGGGAATGATGGCGAACTGTTTTATTTTGTCACCGATAAAGACGCCCCGCGCCGCCGCGTGATTGCAATTGATCTTAACAAACCGGAACCAGAGAATTGGCGGGAGATCATTCCGGAAGCCGAAGCGAAACTCGATGATGTTTCGCTGGTGAACAATCTGTTCGTGATCAACTACCTGGAAGATGTGAAGTCGCGTGTCCGTATTTTCAATGTCGCGGGGAAGCATGTTCGCGACGTGGAACTAGCAGGGATTGGTACGGCCAGTGGCTTCAATGGCGAGCGAACGGATACTGAAACTTTCTATGCGTTTCAGAGCTTCATCCAACCACCTACGATTTATCGTTATAACTTGATCACGGGCGAGCAGGAAATCTTTCGCAAACCGGAAGTCGACTTCTCACCCGAGGACCTGGAGGTCCAGCAGGTCTTTTACGAAAGCAAAGATGGCACCCCCATTCCGATGTTTCTCATCTCAAAAAAGGGGCTTCAGCAGAATTGCGAGAACGCCACGATTCTGTATGGTTACGGTGGGTTTGGAATTTCATTAACACCCGGGTTCAGTGTTGGTTGGTTGAGCTGGGTGGAGATGGGAGGCGTGGTGGCCATCGCCAATCTGCGCGGTGGCGGCGAGTACGGTGAAGAGTGGCATCAAGCGGGAACAAAGCTGAATAAGCAGAACGTGTTTGATGACTTCATCTCTGCTGGGAAATGGTTGATTGAAAATAATTACACGCAGCCAGCGAAATTGGGCATCACGGGTCGTAGCAACGGTGGGCTGCTTATCGGGGCCGTCCTTAACCAGGCTCCCGAGTTGTTTGGCGCTGCGGTTCCCGGAGTAGGCGTGATGGATATGCTCCGCTTCCATCAATTCACCGCGGGACGCTACTGGGTCGATGACTATGGTTCTGCCGAGAATCCAGAGGAGTTCGATGCACTCTATGCGTATTCCCCCTATCACAATATCAAAGAAGTTGAGTATCCCGCGACCTTGGTGATTACAGCCGATACTGACGACCGGGTGGTACCCGGTCACAGCTTCAAATACATCGCCCGCTTACAGGAGCAACAGCAGGGGGAGGCGCCAGTAATGATTCGTATCGAAACATCTGCCGGTCATGGAGCAGGGACACCGATTTCAAAAGTGATCGAAGAGAAAGCCGATACATGGGCGTTCTTTGCGAAGCACCTCGGATTGAAACAGTCCCCGTAG
- a CDS encoding metallophosphoesterase, giving the protein MTRPALLLALMLSCVVTVPSILFAGETDESFSIVLLPDTQNYSEKFPDTYTQQTVWIRQNKETENIKFVIHLGDVVQTAAVEEQWVNAHKSMRLLDGILPYSMVPGNHDQVNEGGGPTRNTTLYNKYFGPDRFELESWYGGNFEDKNDNNYVFFEAAGIKFMVISLEFCPRNEVLRWAGNVAKKHPDHQVIMATHSYLRSDGRDTGNVKSYGLSGNTGEELWEKFVSKHPNVFMVVCGHIGASYNQTSTNEAGKPVHEILVDYQNLENGGDGWLRVLEFTPSENKVRAKTYSPVVNDFKTEGAHQYELDFEMTRAPVAPEKEAAAPAIP; this is encoded by the coding sequence ATGACCCGTCCCGCCTTGTTGCTGGCCCTGATGTTGTCCTGCGTTGTCACTGTTCCGTCGATACTATTTGCGGGAGAAACTGATGAATCTTTTAGCATCGTTTTACTTCCAGACACACAGAACTATTCTGAAAAGTTCCCGGACACTTACACGCAGCAGACAGTCTGGATTCGCCAGAACAAAGAGACGGAAAACATCAAGTTCGTTATTCACCTTGGAGATGTCGTGCAAACGGCGGCGGTTGAGGAGCAATGGGTTAACGCTCATAAATCAATGAGGTTGCTCGATGGTATTCTTCCCTACAGTATGGTGCCGGGTAACCATGACCAGGTTAACGAAGGTGGTGGACCGACTCGTAACACGACTCTGTATAACAAATACTTCGGACCGGACCGCTTCGAACTGGAGTCCTGGTACGGTGGCAACTTTGAAGATAAGAATGATAACAATTATGTCTTCTTCGAAGCGGCTGGAATTAAGTTCATGGTGATTAGCCTGGAGTTCTGTCCTCGAAATGAAGTTCTTCGCTGGGCGGGCAATGTAGCCAAAAAGCATCCTGATCATCAGGTTATCATGGCAACTCACTCCTATCTGAGAAGTGATGGTCGCGACACGGGGAATGTGAAAAGTTACGGACTCTCCGGCAATACTGGTGAAGAACTATGGGAGAAATTTGTCAGCAAACACCCCAATGTCTTCATGGTTGTGTGCGGACATATCGGTGCCTCTTACAATCAAACCAGCACAAACGAAGCGGGTAAACCCGTTCACGAGATTCTCGTCGACTATCAGAATCTTGAAAATGGTGGCGATGGCTGGTTACGCGTTCTAGAATTCACACCGTCTGAAAACAAAGTGAGAGCAAAAACGTATTCACCGGTTGTGAATGATTTCAAAACAGAAGGGGCTCACCAGTACGAACTCGATTTCGAGATGACTCGTGCCCCTGTCGCCCCAGAAAAAGAGGCAGCTGCTCCTGCCATACCGTAA
- a CDS encoding alpha-amylase family protein: MHSPLNIIFVCLIGLLTVPAGFCWAEGQAEPQVIYLNDMSHCEPQSAIKSADSAGNGEANQWRLIPYRTKEVTGTMLGAASYVNAPEVRLPIDVDGWYSVYLGIWNPHLTYDGKTVVKARLSNREVFQQFHPGASPDNQGATFIEEVHFGNADLSEESYIAFGKSNGMQPRSSFVAYVKLVPLTTKQVEKEIARRNDPQQKNLVATFDGSSIYHFSDCTEQSHLLEWVEKHKDASTKKILWAVTYGDKVGFPTSNPNLTYLGDEKLMSNSSLIPGNDYQRGHLQMEQFFRKSEEEGIVPQQKLAEHTHSLGMQFDLMFRIGFLGGLGLSELHKDNFVSKHPEVRQVTHDGRVLEKGSLAFPLMQQLILEQIEESCQLIDTDGINLCFVRGPHFLLWEEPVRKAFEEKYGESSDGIAENDPRIKQVRADIMTGFMQQVRNRLDELGEERGRPFTLSVWVWPHDRNVWLGRHPLDEGLDVQEWIKQDLLDSVLCQEGIDQNYIDLGKEHGCEFTLFTGYRDEKTMSPTSVLKAEAEGVGSFVYWDVDAVQNDPRTWRWLRMLGVSDRLKEFRDDNTLMKRNLFQLIELNGIRVDAGLADAVYSGG; the protein is encoded by the coding sequence ATGCATTCTCCACTGAACATCATCTTCGTCTGTCTGATCGGATTGTTGACTGTTCCAGCAGGATTCTGTTGGGCTGAGGGGCAAGCAGAGCCTCAGGTAATTTATCTGAACGACATGAGCCACTGTGAGCCACAATCCGCGATAAAATCGGCGGACTCTGCTGGAAACGGTGAAGCAAACCAATGGAGGTTGATCCCTTACCGAACAAAAGAAGTTACGGGAACGATGCTGGGAGCAGCCTCCTATGTGAATGCTCCCGAAGTGCGACTGCCGATAGATGTCGACGGATGGTATTCCGTCTATCTGGGAATCTGGAATCCACATTTGACTTATGATGGGAAGACCGTGGTGAAAGCACGGTTGTCGAATCGGGAAGTCTTTCAACAGTTTCATCCCGGCGCCAGCCCCGATAATCAGGGGGCGACTTTTATCGAAGAGGTCCATTTCGGAAACGCCGATCTGAGCGAAGAATCGTATATTGCCTTTGGGAAGTCCAACGGCATGCAACCACGCAGCTCCTTTGTTGCGTACGTGAAACTAGTTCCGCTCACCACGAAGCAGGTGGAAAAAGAGATTGCTCGTCGAAATGATCCCCAGCAGAAAAACCTCGTGGCGACATTTGATGGCTCGTCGATTTATCATTTCAGTGATTGCACGGAGCAGTCCCATTTGCTGGAGTGGGTCGAGAAGCATAAAGATGCCTCGACAAAGAAAATTCTGTGGGCGGTTACCTATGGCGACAAAGTCGGCTTTCCGACTTCGAACCCGAACCTGACCTACCTGGGTGATGAAAAGTTGATGTCCAACAGCAGCCTGATTCCGGGGAACGACTATCAACGCGGTCATCTTCAGATGGAACAGTTCTTTCGTAAGTCAGAGGAAGAAGGAATTGTCCCTCAACAAAAACTGGCCGAACATACGCACTCCCTTGGAATGCAATTCGATCTGATGTTCCGCATCGGTTTTCTGGGAGGGCTCGGTTTATCCGAATTACACAAGGATAACTTTGTGTCGAAGCACCCTGAAGTTCGTCAGGTGACTCATGACGGACGTGTGTTGGAGAAAGGGAGTCTCGCCTTTCCGCTGATGCAGCAATTGATTCTGGAGCAGATCGAAGAGAGTTGTCAGTTAATCGATACGGATGGGATCAATCTCTGTTTTGTGCGGGGACCGCATTTTCTGCTCTGGGAAGAGCCTGTGCGTAAAGCATTTGAAGAGAAATACGGAGAATCGAGTGACGGAATTGCTGAGAATGACCCGCGGATTAAGCAGGTGCGTGCGGACATCATGACCGGTTTCATGCAGCAGGTTCGGAATCGACTCGATGAACTGGGCGAAGAGCGCGGACGGCCTTTTACGTTGTCGGTCTGGGTCTGGCCACATGACCGGAACGTCTGGCTCGGTCGACATCCGCTGGATGAAGGGCTCGATGTGCAGGAATGGATTAAACAGGACCTTCTCGATAGTGTACTCTGCCAGGAAGGAATTGATCAAAATTATATCGACTTGGGCAAAGAGCACGGCTGTGAATTTACACTCTTCACTGGTTACCGTGATGAGAAAACGATGTCACCGACTTCCGTCTTGAAGGCAGAAGCAGAGGGAGTGGGATCCTTTGTTTACTGGGACGTCGATGCCGTACAGAATGATCCTCGGACCTGGCGCTGGTTGCGAATGTTGGGAGTCAGTGATCGGTTGAAAGAGTTCCGAGACGACAACACGCTCATGAAACGAAACCTCTTTCAGCTGATTGAGCTGAACGGTATCAGAGTGGATGCCGGTCTGGCCGATGCTGTCTATTCTGGCGGTTAA
- a CDS encoding aldo/keto reductase, with the protein MQLRPLGSSGLLVSPICLGTMTFGSPVAETDAIKLTHFAIDEGINFVDTANAYEGYTRYLGSPGGVAEEIVGKAIHDRREKVVLATKVGAPVGPGPQDRGLSASHILRELDQSLSRLKTDYIDLYIIHWPDKYVPLDVTLNAMETAVRQGKIRCFGASNHAAWQMCEMLWLADKHNLPHVVSSQVPFSLLRREFHHDLQFCEKHDIAVTPYQPLQSGLLTGKYKRGSAPPAGSRAEEKPDWIWQQDDPLFDKLEAIESLANSADIPMAQYALAWALTQPAIRSVIVGIKNQSQIEDALQAAKVTIPQDHLAQLDMICPPPWQQPDPMRGA; encoded by the coding sequence ATGCAACTTCGTCCTCTTGGTTCCAGCGGCCTGCTTGTCTCTCCTATCTGCCTCGGTACGATGACCTTCGGTTCCCCCGTCGCCGAAACGGACGCCATCAAGCTCACGCATTTCGCGATTGACGAGGGGATCAACTTCGTCGACACCGCGAACGCCTACGAAGGGTACACCCGGTATCTCGGAAGTCCGGGAGGGGTTGCCGAAGAGATCGTCGGGAAAGCAATTCACGATCGCCGCGAGAAAGTCGTCCTCGCGACCAAAGTCGGTGCCCCCGTGGGACCCGGACCGCAGGATCGCGGACTCTCCGCCAGTCATATTTTGCGAGAACTGGACCAAAGCCTGAGTAGATTGAAAACAGACTACATTGACCTCTATATCATCCACTGGCCCGATAAGTATGTCCCCCTCGACGTCACGTTAAACGCGATGGAGACGGCCGTTCGCCAGGGAAAAATCCGATGCTTCGGGGCGTCAAATCATGCCGCCTGGCAGATGTGCGAAATGCTCTGGCTGGCGGATAAACACAACCTGCCGCACGTTGTCAGCTCGCAAGTCCCCTTTAGCCTGCTGAGACGTGAGTTCCATCACGACCTTCAGTTCTGCGAGAAGCACGACATCGCAGTGACTCCTTATCAACCGCTGCAGAGCGGTTTGCTCACAGGCAAATACAAACGGGGCTCCGCTCCACCGGCCGGCTCCCGTGCCGAAGAAAAACCAGATTGGATCTGGCAGCAGGATGACCCGCTGTTCGATAAACTTGAAGCAATCGAATCTCTCGCTAATAGTGCGGACATCCCGATGGCGCAGTACGCCCTCGCCTGGGCCTTAACTCAACCAGCCATCCGTTCTGTCATCGTCGGTATCAAAAACCAATCCCAGATCGAAGACGCCCTTCAAGCCGCCAAAGTCACCATCCCCCAGGACCATCTGGCCCAACTCGACATGATCTGCCCTCCCCCCTGGCAACAACCCGACCCGATGCGAGGGGCTTAA